The genomic stretch ACGTCACCGAAGCGGGGGCCAATCGTTCTGTGATCCTCGATTTCGAAGTCGACAACGTCGATGCTGAATACGAACGGTTGCAGGAAAGCGTGAGCGATTGGGTGATGCCACCGAAGGTCATGCCTTGGGGCGCCCGCGCTATCGTCTTTCGCGATCCGGACGGAAATCTTGTCAATATGTACTCGCATCCGTGACGTTGCTTTGCGCTGACGCAGCTACTGGGGCGTGCGCCTTGTAGCTCCGAGGCTTTCGCAACACAGGCCGCTTCGGAGTGGAAGCGCAGCGCTTGGTGAGCGCTCGCGGTCTCAGCAAGACTCTCAATCCACAGTTTCAACGGCCAAAACCTCTTGACGGGAGTCAAACATGACAGCCTCCGATCCACATCCAAGAAAGCGTGTCGCCGTCCTCGACACCGAGATGAGCTATGTAGACGTGGGCGAAGGCGATCCCATCGTTTTCCTGCACGGCAATCCGACGTCCTCGTACCTTTGGCGGAACATCATTCCGCACGTCAGCGACATTGGGCGGTGTCTTGCTCCAGACTTGGTCGGC from Bradyrhizobium sp. Ash2021 encodes the following:
- a CDS encoding VOC family protein, with the protein product MTLKQTRLITTDVAKLTRFYENVSQSKAEVLNSSYVQFQNEACKGLAIVELTSTRAYGEDVTEAGANRSVILDFEVDNVDAEYERLQESVSDWVMPPKVMPWGARAIVFRDPDGNLVNMYSHP